Proteins encoded by one window of Dioscorea cayenensis subsp. rotundata cultivar TDr96_F1 chromosome 6, TDr96_F1_v2_PseudoChromosome.rev07_lg8_w22 25.fasta, whole genome shotgun sequence:
- the LOC120263345 gene encoding protein ALTERED PHOSPHATE STARVATION RESPONSE 1-like, giving the protein MGCAQSRIDNEESVARCKERRILMRSAVSSRNAFAAAHSAYTVSLKSTGAALSDFAHADPLEPLPHNTSLPASSSHVSPPPPPVPPSAIPIDNPLPPPPPPPLSDFSPAPLQRSASMPDLPGPLPKKPSSEPPTIPEDGEPDADDAPDSIPVDPSPPPPPPPREPSPAPDLLPPVPEPSSAWEYFFSMDQNIPRPSLAPDTEDFPSVKEEIQEAVKFEKKKAPVVVEAEEPPATMMPEKVVEEPPPAPAPPVQKVVKKVKQGGTGHSQLNASSIGAVTELKRVGQLSLAKILKELDDHFLKAFQSAHDVSKMLEATKMHYHSNFADNRGHIDHSARVMRVITWNRSFKGMPNTVEGKDDFDNDEHETHATVLDKMLAWEKKLYDEVKAAEHMKIDYQRKVAALNKQKKHGTNPEALERAKAAVSHLHTRYIVDMQSLDSTVSEINHLRDDQLYPKLVQLVDGMATMWEAMHGHHDSQYNIAMQLKSLDILSVPNDTSEQHYRRTNQLCQVVREWHSQLQKLMTHQREYIQALNNWLRFNLIPIENSLKEKVSSPPKVFKPPIQPFLQAWHDQLEKIPDELAKTAIFSFSEALNSIWLLQQEELKLRERCEDLQRDYLRKMRAFDDWCQKNAMKTPAAAAAEGGDLETGEGPIQSDPVADKKLMLEQLKVRLDGESEAHRKLCEQVSQKSLRSLKTHLPVLCRSMSEFALSCAKMYQALGVVAQSRESIV; this is encoded by the exons ATGGGGTGCGCGCAATCCCGCATCGACAACGAGGAGTCCGTCGCGCGCTGCAAGGAGCGCCGCATCCTCATGCGCTCCGCTGTCTCCTCCCGCAACGCCTTTGCCGCCGCCCACTCCGCCTACACCGTCTCCCTTAAGAGCACCGGCGCTGCCCTTTCGGACTTTGCCCACGCCGATCCCCTTGAGCCCCTTCCTCACAACACCTCCCTTCCAGCTTCCTCCTCCCATGTTTCTCCTCCCCCTCCTCCTGTTCCCCCTAGTGCTATCCCCATCGATAACCCCCTTCCCCCTCCTCCGCCTCCTCCTCTCTCCGATTTCTCCCCTGCTCCTCTCCAACGCTCCGCCAGCATGCCCGACCTCCCCGGCCCTCTTCCGAAGAAGCCGTCTTCTGAACCCCCAACCATCCCCGAAGACGGCGAGCCGGATGCTGATGATGCCCCGGATTCAATCCCTGTCGATCCCTCGCCGCCGCCTCCTCCTCCCCCGCGTGAACCATCGCCGGCCCCTGACCTGCTGCCTCCTGTACCGGAACCTAGCAGCGCTTGGGAATACTTCTTCTCCATGGATCAGAACATCCCCCGCCCTTCACTCGCTCCTGATACCGAGGATTTCCCTTCTGTGAAGGAGGAGATCCAGGAGGCGGTGAAATTCGAGAAAAAGAAAGCTCCTGTTGTTGTTGAGGCAGAGGAGCCGCCGGCGACGATGATGCCAGAGAAGGTCGTGGAGGAGCCCCCGCCTGCACCGGCGCCGCCAGTGCAGAAGGTGGTGAAGAAGGTGAAGCAAGGGGGGACGGGGCATTCCCAGCTTAATGCTTCTTCGATTGGGGCTGTGACGGAGTTGAAGAGAGTGGGGCAACTTAGCTTGGCGAAGATTTTGAAGGAGTTGGATGATCATTTTCTTAAGGCTTTTCAGAGTGCGCATGATGTGTCCAAGATGCTTGAGGCGACCAAGATGCATTATCACTCTAATTTTGCTGATAATCGAG GACATATCGATCACTCTGCCAGAGTTATGCGGGTCATTACATGGAATAGGTCATTCAAAGGTATGCCCAATACAGTTGAGGGAAAGGATGACTTTGATAATGATGAACATGAAACCCATGCGACAGTTCTGGATAAGATGTTAGCATGGGAGAAAAAACTTTATGATGAAGTCAAG GCTGCTGAGCATATGAAAATTGATTACCAAAGGAAGGTTGCTGCACTAAACAAGCAAAAGAAACATGGTACTAACCCTGAAGCACTTGAAAGAGCTAAAGCAGCAGTAAGTCATTTGCATACAAGGTACATAGTTGATATGCAGTCCTTGGACTCAACTGTTTCAGAAATTAATCATTTGCGAGATGATCAGCTGTATCCGAAACTAGTGCAACTTGTTGATGG GATGGCAACTATGTGGGAAGCAATGCATGGTCATCATGACAGTCAGTATAATATTGCCATGCAACTCAAATCCCTCGACATCTTAAGTGTACCCAATGATACTAGTGAACAGCATTATCGCCGGACCAATCAGCTTTGTCAGGTTGTGAGGGAATGGCACTCACAGCTTCAGAAGCTGATGACCCATCAAAGAGAGTACATCCAAGCCTTAAACAACTGGCTGAGGTTCAATCTCATCCCCATTGAAAACAGCTTGAAGGAGAAGGTCTCCTCCCCTCCAAAGGTGTTCAAACCCCCAATCCAGCCCTTCCTCCAAGCCTGGCATGACCAGCTTGAGAAAATACCAGATGAGCTAGCGAAAACTGCAATCTTCAGCTTCTCAGAAGCCTTAAATTCCATTTGGCTACTGCAACAGGAGGAGCTGAAACTGAGGGAGAGGTGTGAGGATTTACAAAGGGATTACTTGCGCAAAATGCGGGCTTTTGATGACTGGTGCCAAAAGAATGCAATGAAGACAccagctgctgctgctgctgaggGTGGAGATCTGGAGACTGGTGAGGGTCCAATTCAAAGCGACCCGGTGGCAGACAAGAAGTTAATGTTGGAGCAGTTGAAGGTCCGACTCGACGGCGAGTCAGAAGCCCATCGTAAATTATGTGAGCAAGTTAGCCAGAAATCACTCAGAAGTCTCAAAACTCACTTGCCCGTGCTTTGCCGATCAATGTCAGAGTTCGCTCTTTCGTGTGCCAAAATGTACCAGGCTTTGGGGGTCGTCGCTCAATCAAGAGAATCCATTGTATAG